One region of Primulina tabacum isolate GXHZ01 chromosome 1, ASM2559414v2, whole genome shotgun sequence genomic DNA includes:
- the LOC142552055 gene encoding pentatricopeptide repeat-containing protein At2g44880-like: MGRVGSETSWIWSTKERICLSFLQMKTLGKSNLHQIQAFMLRNALEANLNLVTKLIITLSAVVPHCGIHHARQVFDLMPHKSDAFLCNTMMKSHLISCQFLEAISLYVCLRKNEGFVPDNYTFSTLAKCCGLNFLMWEGMEVHAHVVKYGFKSNLYVSTALIDMYGKLGQICSARKIFDEMTERNSVSWTALTSGYVKAGDMGNAKDLFDSMPENDKDAAAYNVLIDGYVKLGNMVLAKMLFDTMPEKNIISWTTMIDGYCSKGNIDEGRQFFDEMPERNLCSWNAMIGGYCQNKQSHEALILFQNLLAQKIFEPDDVTVVSVLPAIADLGAFDMGNWVYEFVKRKKLDASASVSAALVDMYAKFGEIEKAKRVFDNVLGRGVCTWNALINGLALNGRPKEALEAFLDMKRKGFKPDEITMLGVLSACNHGGLVEEGRRWFYEMEEFKLSPKVEHYGCMVDLLGRAGCLDEAERLINNMPYETNGIILSSFLFACGYAKEVIRAERVMKKVIIMEPFCDGNYIMLRNLYAAEKRWKDVEQIKSLMLINGAKKKVGYSAIEIKGQVFEFIAGDDLVHPHLEVTHLLLNQLQMHMKGKDSYLSVEWKVSET, encoded by the coding sequence ATGGGTAGAGTAGGATCCGAAACTTCATGGATATGGAGCACAAAAGAGAGGATTTGCCTTTCTTTCCTCCAAATGAAAACCCTCGGAAAATCCAACCTCCACCAAATCCAAGCCTTCATGCTCCGAAACGCCCTTGAGGCCAACCTCAACCTCGTTACAAAGCTCATCATCACCCTCTCTGCCGTTGTACCACATTGTGGTATTCATCATGCCCGCCAGGTGTTTGATCTAATGCCGCACAAGTCTGATGCCTTCCTATGCAATACCATGATGAAGTCTCACCTCATTTCTTGCCAATTCTTAGAAGCCATCTCCTTGTATGTTTGTTTGAGGAAGAACGAAGGTTTTGTGCCAGATAACTATACTTTCTCGACGCTGGCAAAGTGTTGTGGTTTGAACTTTTTAATGTGGGAAGGAATGGAAGTTCATGCTCATGTGGTTAAATATGGGTTTAAGTCTAATCTGTATGTTTCCACTGCATTGATTGATATGTATGGAAAGCTAGGGCAGATATGTTCTGCGAGGAAAATATTTGATGAGATGACTGAGAGGAATTCGGTGTCGTGGACCGCACTAACTAGCGGATATGTGAAGGCTGGGGATATGGGCAACGCAAAAGACCTTTTTGATTCAATGCCCGAGAATGATAAAGATGCAGCTGCATATAATGTGTTGATCGATGGATATGTTAAGTTAGGGAACATGGTGTTGGCTAAGATGCTATTTGACACAATGccagagaaaaatattatttcttggACTACTATGATTGATGGGTACTGCAGCAAAGGCAACATAGATGAAGGTAGACAGTTCTTTGATGAGATGCCTGAGCGGAATTTATGTTCTTGGAATGCAATGATTGGAGGGTATTGTCAGAATAAGCAATCCCATGAGGCTTTGATCTTGTTCCAGAACTTGTTAGCCCAGAAAATTTTCGAACCAGATGATGTTACTGTTGTCAGTGTTCTTCCAGCTATTGCAGATTTGGGTGCTTTTGATATGGGGAATTGGGTATATGAATTCGTGAAGAGGAAGAAACTGGATGCATCTGCAAGCGTATCAGCAGCATTGGTAGATATGTATGCTAAATTTGGGGAAATCGAGAAAGCAAAACGAGTTTTTGATAACGTGCTTGGAAGAGGCGTGTGCACTTGGAATGCTTTGATTAATGGACTGGCACTCAATGGGCGTCCCAAGGAGGCATTAGAAGCGTTTCTGGATATGAAAAGAAAAGGGTTTAAACCAGATGAGATCACCATGCTTGGAGTTCTGTCAGCTTGTAACCATGGTGGTTTAGTGGAGGAAGGAAGAAGATGGTTCTATGAAATGGAAGAATTCAAGCTGTCTCCTAAAGTGGAGCATTATGGTTGCATGGTTGATCTACTGGGTAGGGCTGGGTGTTTGGATGAGGCTGAGAGATTGATAAATAACATGCCTTACGAGACTAATGGGATCATATTAAGTTCGTTCCTATTTGCTTGTGGTTACGCTAAGGAGGTTATCAGAGCTGAGAGGGTGATGAAAAAGGTGATAATTATGGAGCCATTTTGTGACGGTAACTACATAATGTTGAGGAATTTGTATGCAGCTGAGAAGAGATGGAAAGACGTGGaacaaatcaaatctttgaTGTTAATCAACGGTGCTAAGAAAAAAGTAGGATATAGTGCAATTGAGATCAAAGGCCAGGTTTTTGAGTTTATCGCTGGTGATGATCTGGTGCATCCACACTTGGAGGTGACACATTTATTGTTGAATCAATTGCAGATGCACATGAAGGGGAAGGATTCATATCTCAGTGTAGAGTGGAAAGTGAGTGAAACTTAA
- the LOC142552064 gene encoding uncharacterized protein LOC142552064 isoform X2, translating to MEASTYMPSGIFAKELEDELMKFTASYEDCKVNTRSAEQSEEVQGNDDVDVNITDCTKSGGRELVAAEYHDTTESSSSFGNSDTDDIDPLDDSEITSDFHGDAASSLGFDGFGEPFRMRKKKVTGHWRSFIQPLMWRCKWAELQIRKFESQARRYDRELEEYSQRKKDQLQNPSLEFVGVKSLHCTSSNARNDIYMRKKRKRTEDTMDIASYMSHHNLLSYHESKRSSGKGLLKDDELRNRAVATQKVNVNNELWARDEQLFLEPGDGDNPLEVILGKIEFVRSRVVKMKSRVEKVMSENAGKFSFMDDSSKLIPFSALIASPQHTSPNNGDKMPVGTYIDSQLKVEHNTSDALVPENRDTINEVIPGVNGRTNHVSFTNTYKKVKDILIDNKRVKEEMNSFEEVKIEPTRSPLVLKEELASTSPQVRTAVNPPTNNQTPPIMRSISRLTAPKTQRKSRKRRGAGQRH from the exons ATGGAGGCTTCAACCTACATGCCAAGTGGAATTTTCGCTAAAGAACTTGAAGACGAACTTATGAAATTTACAGCTAGTTACGAGGACTGTAAAGTCAACACACGCTCGGCTGAGCAGAGCGAAGAAGTCCAAGGTAATGATGATGTGGATGTTAACATTACGGACTGCACGAAATCTGGTGGCCGTGAGCTTGTTGCTGCAGAATACCATGACACAACAGAGAGCTCAAGTTCCTTTGGTAACAGTGACACCGACGATATTGACCCGTTGGATGATTCTGAAATTACGTCGGATTTTCATGGCGACGCTGCATCATCTCTGGGTTTTGATGGATTTGGTGAACCATTTAGAATGAG GAAGAAAAAGGTGACTGGTCATTGGAGATCATTTATCCAACCTCTGATGTGGCGATGTAAATGGGCTGAATTGCAAATTCGTAAGTTTGAATCACAAGCCCGAAGATACGACAGAGAACTTGAGGAATACAGTCAGCGAAAGAAGGATCAATTGCAGAATCCTTCATTGGAATTTGTCGGTGTGAAATCCCTTCATTGTACATCCAGCAATGCTAGAAATGATATTTACATGAggaagaaaagaaaacgaaccGAAGACACAATGGATATAGCATCATATATGTCTCACCATAACTTGCTTTCATATCATG AGAGTAAGAGGTCTTCAGGTAAGGGTCTCCTCAAGGACGATGAATTAAGGAATCGAG cAGTGGCAACTCAAAAAGTCAACGTTAATAATGAGTTGTGGGCCCGTGATGAACAGCTCTTCCTTGAGCCCGGAGATGGTGATAATCCTCTGGAAGTCATACTTGGAAAGATTGAATTTGTACGATCACGAGTTGTTAAAATGAAGAGTAGAGttgagaaggtgatgagtgaaAATGCCGGAAAGTTttctttcatggatgactcaagcAAGCTTATTCCATTTAGTGCTCTGATAGCCTCTCCTCAACATACTTCTCCAAACAATGGGGACAAAATGCCTGTAGGAACTTACATTGATTCTCAGCTTAAGGTGGAGCATAACACGAGTGATGCACTTGTACCTGAAAATAGAGACACAATTAATGAAGTGATTCCTGGAGTAAATGGAAGGACTAATCATGTTAGTTTTACCAACACATACAAAAAAGTGA AAGACATTCTCATTGACAATAAGAGGGTGAAGGAAGAGATGAATAGCTTTGAGGAAGTAAAGATTGAGCCAACCCGAAGTCCTTTGGTGCTAAAGGAGGAGCTAGCTAGCACCAGCCCTCAAGTTCGAACAGCAGTCAATCCCCCCACAAACAATCAAACACCACCTATAATGCGTTCTATATCAAGGCTTACGGCCCCTAAAACCCAGAGAAAGAGTCGTAAAAGAAGAGGTGCTGGTCAGAGGCATTGA
- the LOC142552064 gene encoding uncharacterized protein LOC142552064 isoform X1 translates to MEASTYMPSGIFAKELEDELMKFTASYEDCKVNTRSAEQSEEVQGNDDVDVNITDCTKSGGRELVAAEYHDTTESSSSFGNSDTDDIDPLDDSEITSDFHGDAASSLGFDGFGEPFRMRKKKVTGHWRSFIQPLMWRCKWAELQIRKFESQARRYDRELEEYSQRKKDQLQNPSLEFVGVKSLHCTSSNARNDIYMRKKRKRTEDTMDIASYMSHHNLLSYHESKRSSGKGLLKDDELRNRAVATQKVNVNNELWARDEQLFLEPGDGDNPLEVILGKIEFVRSRVVKMKSRVEKVMSENAGKFSFMDDSSKLIPFSALIASPQHTSPNNGDKMPVGTYIDSQLKVEHNTSDALVPENRDTINEVIPGVNGRTNHVSFTNTYKKGEEDILIDNKRVKEEMNSFEEVKIEPTRSPLVLKEELASTSPQVRTAVNPPTNNQTPPIMRSISRLTAPKTQRKSRKRRGAGQRH, encoded by the exons ATGGAGGCTTCAACCTACATGCCAAGTGGAATTTTCGCTAAAGAACTTGAAGACGAACTTATGAAATTTACAGCTAGTTACGAGGACTGTAAAGTCAACACACGCTCGGCTGAGCAGAGCGAAGAAGTCCAAGGTAATGATGATGTGGATGTTAACATTACGGACTGCACGAAATCTGGTGGCCGTGAGCTTGTTGCTGCAGAATACCATGACACAACAGAGAGCTCAAGTTCCTTTGGTAACAGTGACACCGACGATATTGACCCGTTGGATGATTCTGAAATTACGTCGGATTTTCATGGCGACGCTGCATCATCTCTGGGTTTTGATGGATTTGGTGAACCATTTAGAATGAG GAAGAAAAAGGTGACTGGTCATTGGAGATCATTTATCCAACCTCTGATGTGGCGATGTAAATGGGCTGAATTGCAAATTCGTAAGTTTGAATCACAAGCCCGAAGATACGACAGAGAACTTGAGGAATACAGTCAGCGAAAGAAGGATCAATTGCAGAATCCTTCATTGGAATTTGTCGGTGTGAAATCCCTTCATTGTACATCCAGCAATGCTAGAAATGATATTTACATGAggaagaaaagaaaacgaaccGAAGACACAATGGATATAGCATCATATATGTCTCACCATAACTTGCTTTCATATCATG AGAGTAAGAGGTCTTCAGGTAAGGGTCTCCTCAAGGACGATGAATTAAGGAATCGAG cAGTGGCAACTCAAAAAGTCAACGTTAATAATGAGTTGTGGGCCCGTGATGAACAGCTCTTCCTTGAGCCCGGAGATGGTGATAATCCTCTGGAAGTCATACTTGGAAAGATTGAATTTGTACGATCACGAGTTGTTAAAATGAAGAGTAGAGttgagaaggtgatgagtgaaAATGCCGGAAAGTTttctttcatggatgactcaagcAAGCTTATTCCATTTAGTGCTCTGATAGCCTCTCCTCAACATACTTCTCCAAACAATGGGGACAAAATGCCTGTAGGAACTTACATTGATTCTCAGCTTAAGGTGGAGCATAACACGAGTGATGCACTTGTACCTGAAAATAGAGACACAATTAATGAAGTGATTCCTGGAGTAAATGGAAGGACTAATCATGTTAGTTTTACCAACACATACAAAAAA GGAGAAGAAGACATTCTCATTGACAATAAGAGGGTGAAGGAAGAGATGAATAGCTTTGAGGAAGTAAAGATTGAGCCAACCCGAAGTCCTTTGGTGCTAAAGGAGGAGCTAGCTAGCACCAGCCCTCAAGTTCGAACAGCAGTCAATCCCCCCACAAACAATCAAACACCACCTATAATGCGTTCTATATCAAGGCTTACGGCCCCTAAAACCCAGAGAAAGAGTCGTAAAAGAAGAGGTGCTGGTCAGAGGCATTGA
- the LOC142552064 gene encoding uncharacterized protein LOC142552064 isoform X3: MEASTYMPSGIFAKELEDELMKFTASYEDCKVNTRSAEQSEEVQGNDDVDVNITDCTKSGGRELVAAEYHDTTESSSSFGNSDTDDIDPLDDSEITSDFHGDAASSLGFDGFGEPFRMRKKKVTGHWRSFIQPLMWRCKWAELQIRKFESQARRYDRELEEYSQRKKDQLQNPSLEFVGVKSLHCTSSNARNDIYMRKKRKRTEDTMDIASYMSHHNLLSYHESKRSSGKGLLKDDELRNRVATQKVNVNNELWARDEQLFLEPGDGDNPLEVILGKIEFVRSRVVKMKSRVEKVMSENAGKFSFMDDSSKLIPFSALIASPQHTSPNNGDKMPVGTYIDSQLKVEHNTSDALVPENRDTINEVIPGVNGRTNHVSFTNTYKKGEEDILIDNKRVKEEMNSFEEVKIEPTRSPLVLKEELASTSPQVRTAVNPPTNNQTPPIMRSISRLTAPKTQRKSRKRRGAGQRH; encoded by the exons ATGGAGGCTTCAACCTACATGCCAAGTGGAATTTTCGCTAAAGAACTTGAAGACGAACTTATGAAATTTACAGCTAGTTACGAGGACTGTAAAGTCAACACACGCTCGGCTGAGCAGAGCGAAGAAGTCCAAGGTAATGATGATGTGGATGTTAACATTACGGACTGCACGAAATCTGGTGGCCGTGAGCTTGTTGCTGCAGAATACCATGACACAACAGAGAGCTCAAGTTCCTTTGGTAACAGTGACACCGACGATATTGACCCGTTGGATGATTCTGAAATTACGTCGGATTTTCATGGCGACGCTGCATCATCTCTGGGTTTTGATGGATTTGGTGAACCATTTAGAATGAG GAAGAAAAAGGTGACTGGTCATTGGAGATCATTTATCCAACCTCTGATGTGGCGATGTAAATGGGCTGAATTGCAAATTCGTAAGTTTGAATCACAAGCCCGAAGATACGACAGAGAACTTGAGGAATACAGTCAGCGAAAGAAGGATCAATTGCAGAATCCTTCATTGGAATTTGTCGGTGTGAAATCCCTTCATTGTACATCCAGCAATGCTAGAAATGATATTTACATGAggaagaaaagaaaacgaaccGAAGACACAATGGATATAGCATCATATATGTCTCACCATAACTTGCTTTCATATCATG AGAGTAAGAGGTCTTCAGGTAAGGGTCTCCTCAAGGACGATGAATTAAGGAATCGAG TGGCAACTCAAAAAGTCAACGTTAATAATGAGTTGTGGGCCCGTGATGAACAGCTCTTCCTTGAGCCCGGAGATGGTGATAATCCTCTGGAAGTCATACTTGGAAAGATTGAATTTGTACGATCACGAGTTGTTAAAATGAAGAGTAGAGttgagaaggtgatgagtgaaAATGCCGGAAAGTTttctttcatggatgactcaagcAAGCTTATTCCATTTAGTGCTCTGATAGCCTCTCCTCAACATACTTCTCCAAACAATGGGGACAAAATGCCTGTAGGAACTTACATTGATTCTCAGCTTAAGGTGGAGCATAACACGAGTGATGCACTTGTACCTGAAAATAGAGACACAATTAATGAAGTGATTCCTGGAGTAAATGGAAGGACTAATCATGTTAGTTTTACCAACACATACAAAAAA GGAGAAGAAGACATTCTCATTGACAATAAGAGGGTGAAGGAAGAGATGAATAGCTTTGAGGAAGTAAAGATTGAGCCAACCCGAAGTCCTTTGGTGCTAAAGGAGGAGCTAGCTAGCACCAGCCCTCAAGTTCGAACAGCAGTCAATCCCCCCACAAACAATCAAACACCACCTATAATGCGTTCTATATCAAGGCTTACGGCCCCTAAAACCCAGAGAAAGAGTCGTAAAAGAAGAGGTGCTGGTCAGAGGCATTGA